A region from the Altererythrobacter sp. H2 genome encodes:
- the katG gene encoding catalase/peroxidase HPI produces MDMKTGEMSGGCPVTGAGAARSLLGRTNRDWWPDSLQLEILKEDGRRADPMDEDFDYCEAFNALDYNALKADLTALMTDSQDWWPADYGHYGPFFIRMAWHAAGTYRTGDGRGGASSGQQRFAPLNSWPDNGNLDKARRLLWPIKQKYGKHISWADLFILTGNVAIESMGGPVFGFGGGRKDVFEPETVYWGTEEQWVNEGVATRILPDEGKALENPLAAIQMGLIYVNPEGPGGNPHDDVGMARDMRETFARMAMNDEEVVALTAGGHAFGKAHGAKPADTFGGAPEGEHLALQGLGWLTDKDEIGKGHITTSGIEGAWSNNPTQWGGDYFRLLFKYDYELVQSPAGANQWQPIGQTEEDMAPDARDPSKKVPTMMTTADMALKRDPEFRKISERFRDDQAALDDAFARAWFKLCHRDMGPKIRYLGPEVPAEDLIWQDPVPAGTTPSDADVAAFKSAILASGLTVSELVKAAWASAATYRNSDHRGGANGARVRLAPQSSWKANDPEELAKVLAKIEELRGNLSMADAIVLAGTAAVEKAARDAGFDVTVPFTGGRGDATAEQTDAESFEPLEPLADGFRNYLKGKASVKTEELLVDRAHLMGLSIPEMTVLVGGMRALGAVAGNTDHGVLTTRKGQLTPDFFTNLFDMSTEWSVVDTSGDEEFVGKCRKTGAEKWRATRTDLVFGSNSQLRAVGEVYAEKGHEEKFVRDFVKAWTKVMNADRFDLSYAKYHQ; encoded by the coding sequence ATGGACATGAAAACCGGAGAAATGAGCGGCGGATGCCCAGTGACCGGCGCAGGCGCAGCCCGCAGCCTGCTTGGCCGCACCAACCGTGACTGGTGGCCCGATTCGCTTCAGCTTGAAATCCTCAAGGAGGACGGTCGCCGCGCCGACCCGATGGACGAGGATTTCGATTATTGCGAAGCGTTCAACGCGCTCGATTACAACGCGCTCAAGGCTGACCTGACCGCGCTGATGACTGACAGCCAGGATTGGTGGCCGGCTGACTATGGCCACTATGGCCCGTTCTTCATCCGCATGGCCTGGCACGCAGCCGGCACCTATCGCACCGGTGACGGACGCGGCGGCGCATCGAGCGGCCAGCAGCGTTTCGCCCCGCTCAACTCGTGGCCCGACAACGGCAACCTCGACAAGGCGCGCCGCCTGCTGTGGCCGATCAAGCAGAAGTACGGCAAGCACATCAGCTGGGCCGACCTCTTCATCCTGACCGGCAACGTCGCAATCGAATCGATGGGCGGCCCGGTGTTCGGCTTCGGCGGCGGCCGCAAGGACGTGTTCGAGCCCGAAACGGTTTACTGGGGTACCGAAGAGCAGTGGGTCAATGAGGGCGTTGCCACCCGCATCCTGCCCGATGAAGGCAAGGCGCTGGAAAACCCGCTGGCCGCGATCCAGATGGGCCTGATCTACGTCAACCCCGAAGGTCCGGGCGGCAACCCGCACGATGACGTGGGCATGGCCCGCGACATGCGCGAAACTTTCGCCCGCATGGCGATGAACGACGAAGAAGTCGTCGCGCTGACCGCCGGCGGCCATGCTTTCGGCAAGGCCCACGGCGCCAAGCCGGCTGACACGTTCGGCGGTGCGCCGGAAGGCGAGCATCTGGCCCTGCAGGGCCTGGGCTGGCTGACCGACAAGGACGAAATCGGCAAGGGCCACATCACCACTTCGGGCATCGAAGGCGCCTGGTCGAACAACCCGACCCAGTGGGGCGGCGACTACTTCCGCCTGCTGTTCAAGTACGACTACGAACTGGTGCAGTCCCCTGCCGGTGCGAACCAGTGGCAGCCGATCGGCCAGACCGAGGAAGACATGGCTCCCGACGCGCGCGATCCGTCGAAGAAAGTGCCGACCATGATGACCACGGCCGACATGGCACTGAAGCGCGATCCGGAATTCCGCAAGATTTCCGAGCGTTTCCGTGATGATCAGGCGGCGCTGGACGATGCCTTCGCCCGCGCCTGGTTCAAGCTGTGTCACCGCGACATGGGGCCGAAGATCCGTTACCTGGGCCCTGAAGTCCCGGCCGAAGACCTGATCTGGCAGGACCCGGTTCCCGCTGGCACCACGCCTTCAGACGCCGATGTTGCCGCATTCAAGTCGGCCATCCTCGCCAGCGGCCTGACCGTGAGCGAGCTGGTCAAGGCAGCCTGGGCCTCGGCCGCGACCTACCGCAACTCGGACCACCGCGGCGGTGCCAACGGTGCCCGCGTCCGGCTGGCTCCGCAGTCCAGCTGGAAGGCGAACGATCCGGAAGAACTGGCCAAGGTACTCGCCAAGATCGAGGAACTGCGCGGCAACCTGTCGATGGCCGATGCCATCGTGCTGGCTGGCACCGCAGCGGTCGAAAAGGCGGCCAGGGATGCCGGTTTCGACGTGACCGTCCCGTTCACCGGCGGCCGCGGCGACGCCACTGCCGAGCAGACCGATGCCGAGAGCTTCGAGCCGCTCGAGCCGCTGGCTGATGGTTTCCGCAACTACCTCAAGGGCAAGGCGAGCGTGAAGACCGAGGAACTGCTGGTTGACCGTGCCCACCTGATGGGCCTGTCGATCCCCGAAATGACCGTGCTGGTCGGCGGGATGCGGGCACTCGGCGCAGTGGCCGGCAACACCGACCACGGCGTGCTCACCACCCGCAAGGGCCAGCTGACCCCCGACTTCTTCACCAACCTGTTCGACATGAGCACGGAATGGTCGGTGGTCGACACCAGCGGTGACGAGGAGTTCGTCGGCAAGTGCCGCAAGACCGGCGCGGAAAAGTGGCGCGCCACCCGCACTGACCTGGTGTTCGGCTCCAACTCGCAGCTGCGCGCCGTAGGTGAAGTCTATGCCGAGAAGGGCCATGAAGAGAAGTTCGTGCGCGACTTCGTCAAGGCCTGGACCAAGGTGATGAACGCCGACCGGTTCGACCTCAGCTACGCCAAGTACCACCAGTAA
- a CDS encoding NAD(P)H-dependent flavin oxidoreductase: MTDYPKTARLMARGTAFLGCETAIMCGAMSWVSERNLVSAISNAGGFGVIACGAMTPELLDAEIAATRALTDKPFGVNLITMHPALFDLIAVCGKHGVGHVVLAGGIPPKGSVEAIKASQGTAGGAKVICFAPTLALGKKLLRSGADALVIEGMEAGGHIGPVSTSVLAQEILPELAEEHLIFVAGGIGKGQAIAGYLEMGAAGVQLGTRFACASESIAHPDFKKAFFRASAREAIASVQVDPRLPVIPVRALKNKGTEAFTAKQIEVAGMLDRGEVDMEAAQLQIEHYWAGALRRAVIDGDIEGGSLMAGQSVGMVKAEEPVADIIAQLMAECEAALDRR, from the coding sequence ATGACAGACTATCCCAAGACCGCCCGCCTGATGGCCCGGGGCACCGCCTTCCTCGGCTGCGAAACCGCGATCATGTGCGGGGCGATGAGCTGGGTTTCGGAACGCAATCTCGTCTCCGCGATCAGCAATGCGGGCGGCTTCGGCGTGATCGCCTGCGGGGCGATGACGCCGGAACTGCTTGATGCGGAAATCGCCGCCACGCGGGCGCTGACCGACAAGCCGTTCGGGGTGAACCTGATTACCATGCACCCGGCCTTGTTCGATCTGATTGCGGTCTGCGGCAAGCACGGCGTCGGCCATGTCGTGCTGGCCGGGGGCATCCCGCCCAAGGGCAGTGTCGAGGCGATCAAGGCGAGCCAGGGAACTGCTGGCGGCGCCAAGGTGATCTGCTTCGCCCCGACGCTGGCGCTGGGCAAGAAGCTGCTGCGGTCAGGCGCCGATGCGCTGGTGATCGAAGGGATGGAAGCGGGCGGGCATATCGGCCCGGTCTCCACCAGCGTCCTGGCCCAGGAAATCCTGCCTGAACTGGCGGAGGAGCACCTGATCTTCGTTGCCGGGGGCATCGGCAAGGGGCAGGCGATTGCGGGATATCTGGAAATGGGCGCGGCCGGGGTGCAGCTCGGCACCCGGTTCGCCTGCGCCAGCGAAAGCATCGCGCACCCCGATTTCAAGAAGGCCTTCTTCCGGGCTTCCGCACGCGAGGCGATTGCCAGCGTGCAGGTCGATCCGCGCTTGCCGGTGATCCCCGTTCGGGCGCTGAAGAACAAGGGCACCGAGGCATTCACCGCCAAGCAGATCGAGGTGGCCGGAATGCTCGACCGGGGCGAAGTCGACATGGAAGCGGCGCAGTTGCAGATCGAACATTACTGGGCCGGTGCCCTGCGCCGGGCGGTGATCGACGGCGATATCGAGGGCGGCAGCCTGATGGCGGGCCAGAGCGTCGGCATGGTCAAGGCCGAAGAACCGGTGGCGGACATCATCGCCCAGCTCATGGCCGAATGCGAAGCCGCACTGGACCGGCGCTGA
- the purU gene encoding formyltetrahydrofolate deformylase — translation MAAPFVLTLSCPDRPGITARVASFLFERGGNVLEAQQFNDAASGRFFMRVEFAPGRAWGDALRADFTALAGEYAMDWKLVQRDRPRRVMLMVSKFDHCLADLLYRWRIGELVMEPVAVVCNHPREALTHTNIGEVPFHHLPVTADTKAEQEAQVRALAEETGAELVVLARYMQILSDQQAAHFAGRCINIHHSFLPGFKGAKPYHQAHARGVKMIGASAHYVTSDLDEGPIIHQDVEAITHADTPDELVRKGRDIERRVLSEAVRLHLEERVLLNGGRTVVFRG, via the coding sequence GTGGCAGCGCCGTTTGTCCTGACGCTGTCGTGCCCGGACCGGCCCGGCATTACCGCCCGGGTCGCCTCGTTCCTGTTCGAGCGTGGCGGCAATGTGCTGGAGGCGCAGCAGTTCAACGATGCCGCCAGCGGGCGGTTTTTCATGCGGGTCGAGTTCGCGCCCGGCCGCGCCTGGGGCGATGCCTTGCGGGCTGATTTCACTGCCCTTGCGGGCGAATATGCGATGGACTGGAAGCTGGTTCAGCGCGACCGCCCGCGGCGGGTCATGCTGATGGTCAGCAAGTTCGACCATTGCCTGGCCGATCTGCTCTATCGCTGGCGGATCGGCGAGCTGGTGATGGAGCCGGTGGCGGTGGTGTGCAACCACCCCCGCGAGGCGCTGACCCATACCAATATCGGTGAGGTTCCCTTCCACCACCTGCCCGTGACCGCCGATACCAAAGCCGAGCAGGAAGCGCAGGTGCGCGCGCTGGCCGAGGAGACCGGGGCCGAACTGGTGGTGCTCGCGCGCTATATGCAGATTCTGTCCGACCAGCAGGCGGCGCATTTTGCCGGGCGCTGCATCAATATCCACCACAGTTTCCTGCCAGGCTTCAAGGGGGCCAAGCCCTATCACCAGGCCCATGCGCGCGGGGTCAAGATGATCGGTGCGAGCGCGCATTACGTGACCAGCGATCTCGATGAGGGGCCGATCATCCACCAGGATGTGGAGGCGATTACCCATGCCGACACACCCGATGAACTGGTCCGCAAGGGCCGCGATATCGAACGCCGGGTCCTGTCGGAAGCGGTGCGGCTCCATCTGGAAGAGCGGGTCCTGCTCAACGGCGGGCGCACAGTGGTATTCCGGGGCTAG
- a CDS encoding TonB-dependent receptor, with amino-acid sequence MTDFSRRLRGLLLCAPALLAAVPLHAEHAGEPPRDPVLTDVIVVTAARDNAAATDALEPPATIALPADAAALAARTAGGALVGNGALSGQLSYRGLSGERLVGRVNGQRFATGGPNAMDPPLHYAPAVLLERIEIARGVAPVSQGPGLAGAVNAVLLQPAFGSGPVLEPAGTVRAHYRGVDDSLAVGGMAGLASDRWRLGLIASREEGEDYRIPGGVARGTSYERNLYGAVAGFRSGAGELFVEYRRSETDPSGNPPFALDIVYFDTDFVQGGFAGEIAGDVTLDLRLGHVAVRHLMDNQTVRRPAAPAAMARATFADADTMTAEGSVRFGSERRHVSVGVGAELSDKFVRITNPANAAFFIDAQPQLASERLGAFAEWRGALGALELEAGARVDRTSQSAGLPQLGAGVPAGPRTLAAQFIASDRARRDTTVDAVIRAWLTGDRLTPRLALARKTRVPGLLERFAWLPTEASYGLADGNIYVGNRTLAPEVAWIAEAGIDLATGALTLRPTLFYRRVDDYIQGTPFDATPGVINSPVELVASMSGDATPLMFRNVDAELFGVDVDFDSRIGKTVRMEGTLSWVRARRRDVIGNLYRVAPANGRLAVLWQPGQFTLGAEMVGAAKQGKVSATNSELPSKGYAVLSLFGEARLMRGMTLAAGVENLFDTLYRPHLSGLNRVGASDVPIGSRLPGAGRGAWVRLGFDF; translated from the coding sequence ATGACTGATTTCTCCCGCCGCCTGCGCGGCCTTTTGCTGTGTGCGCCTGCCCTGCTGGCCGCTGTTCCCCTTCATGCCGAGCACGCCGGCGAGCCCCCGCGCGATCCCGTGCTGACCGACGTGATCGTGGTCACCGCTGCACGAGACAATGCCGCCGCCACCGATGCCCTCGAACCGCCCGCGACCATCGCCCTGCCGGCCGATGCGGCCGCCCTTGCCGCCCGCACGGCCGGGGGCGCGCTGGTCGGCAACGGGGCGCTGTCCGGGCAATTGTCCTATCGCGGGCTGTCGGGCGAGCGCTTGGTGGGCCGGGTCAACGGCCAGCGCTTTGCCACCGGCGGCCCCAACGCGATGGACCCGCCGCTGCACTATGCCCCTGCCGTGTTGCTGGAGCGGATCGAGATTGCACGCGGGGTCGCGCCGGTCTCGCAAGGTCCGGGCCTGGCCGGGGCGGTCAATGCCGTGCTGCTCCAGCCAGCGTTCGGCAGCGGCCCGGTGCTGGAGCCGGCCGGGACGGTGCGGGCACACTATCGCGGTGTGGACGACAGCCTTGCCGTGGGCGGCATGGCGGGGCTTGCCAGTGACCGCTGGCGACTAGGTCTGATCGCCAGCCGCGAAGAAGGCGAAGATTACCGCATCCCCGGAGGGGTGGCCCGGGGCACGTCCTACGAGCGCAATCTCTACGGGGCCGTGGCGGGATTCCGGTCCGGGGCGGGCGAACTGTTCGTCGAATACCGCCGCAGCGAAACCGACCCCAGCGGCAACCCGCCGTTCGCGCTCGATATTGTCTACTTCGATACCGATTTCGTGCAGGGCGGTTTCGCCGGCGAGATTGCGGGCGATGTCACGCTCGACCTGCGGCTGGGCCATGTCGCGGTGCGGCACCTGATGGACAACCAGACGGTCCGCCGCCCGGCTGCGCCCGCCGCAATGGCACGGGCGACCTTCGCCGATGCCGATACGATGACAGCGGAAGGCTCGGTCCGGTTCGGGAGCGAGCGGCGGCATGTCTCGGTGGGTGTGGGCGCGGAGCTGAGCGACAAGTTTGTCCGCATCACCAACCCTGCCAATGCCGCGTTCTTCATCGACGCTCAGCCGCAGCTCGCATCGGAACGGCTCGGTGCGTTTGCCGAATGGCGCGGCGCGCTGGGGGCGCTCGAACTGGAGGCCGGGGCGCGGGTCGACCGGACCAGCCAGAGCGCGGGTTTGCCACAGCTTGGCGCAGGAGTGCCCGCGGGGCCGCGCACGCTGGCAGCGCAGTTCATCGCCAGCGACCGGGCGCGGCGCGACACCACGGTCGATGCGGTCATCCGGGCCTGGCTGACGGGGGACAGGCTCACCCCGCGCCTCGCACTGGCACGCAAGACCCGGGTGCCGGGCTTGCTTGAACGTTTCGCCTGGCTCCCGACCGAGGCCAGTTATGGCCTCGCCGACGGCAACATCTACGTCGGCAACCGCACGCTCGCACCGGAAGTGGCGTGGATCGCCGAGGCCGGGATCGACCTTGCCACCGGCGCGCTGACCCTGCGCCCGACGCTGTTCTACCGCCGGGTGGATGACTACATCCAGGGGACGCCGTTCGATGCCACGCCGGGGGTGATCAACAGCCCGGTCGAGCTGGTCGCCAGCATGAGCGGGGATGCCACGCCGCTGATGTTCCGCAATGTCGATGCCGAGCTGTTCGGTGTCGATGTCGATTTCGACAGTCGAATTGGCAAGACCGTGCGGATGGAGGGAACATTGAGCTGGGTCCGGGCCAGGCGGCGCGATGTGATCGGCAACCTCTACCGGGTCGCCCCCGCCAACGGGCGGCTCGCCGTGCTGTGGCAGCCGGGCCAGTTCACCCTCGGCGCCGAGATGGTCGGTGCTGCAAAGCAGGGCAAGGTTTCAGCCACCAACAGCGAACTGCCGAGCAAGGGCTATGCCGTGCTCAGCCTGTTCGGCGAGGCACGGCTGATGCGGGGAATGACCCTTGCGGCAGGGGTCGAGAATCTGTTCGACACGCTCTATCGCCCGCATCTCTCCGGCCTCAACCGGGTCGGCGCATCGGACGTACCGATTGGCTCCAGGCTGCCCGGGGCCGGGCGCGGAGCATGGGTGCGGCTCGGGTTCGACTTCTGA